From the genome of Streptomyces sp. V1I1, one region includes:
- a CDS encoding amidohydrolase, whose translation MVAADAERPADLIIEGCIALVHDEEKGIGFLQDAAVVVRGRLIEAVTSARAVAGLPAVERIDGRGQLAMPGLINCHTHTPMVALRGIAEDMPVEEWFNDWIWPIESNLTDRVVELGAQLACAEMIRGGVTAFADHYFSMDKVAAAVADSGLRANLGWAYFSSQGAEGRERSLDFALRMRGAAEGRITTSLAPHAPYTVDDGDLEVTAALAREHGLLVHIHAAENAAQTENSLARCGRTPVEVLERAGLLDVDVLIAHGTGITEKDLSVLRRGAGRIAVASAPKGYLKFAWDTTPIRALASAGIPVGLATDGAASNGTLDVWESMALTALVQKSVENDPTWLTARQALGHATTQSARAIGLGDQIGALAPGRRADLILVDLTGPHTQPLHDIAATLVHSARSSDVRTTVVDGRILMRDRRLLTLDVPAIVAELAGQLPALTERRKGRRIQDYDG comes from the coding sequence ATGGTTGCTGCGGACGCCGAGCGGCCCGCGGATCTGATCATTGAAGGGTGCATCGCCCTCGTACACGACGAAGAGAAAGGGATCGGCTTCCTCCAGGACGCCGCCGTCGTCGTACGCGGCCGGCTCATCGAGGCCGTCACCTCCGCGCGTGCCGTGGCCGGACTCCCCGCCGTCGAGCGCATCGACGGGCGTGGGCAGCTCGCCATGCCCGGGCTGATCAACTGCCATACCCACACACCGATGGTCGCCCTGCGCGGAATCGCCGAGGACATGCCCGTCGAGGAGTGGTTCAACGACTGGATCTGGCCCATCGAGTCCAACCTCACCGACCGGGTCGTCGAGCTCGGTGCCCAGCTGGCCTGTGCCGAGATGATCCGGGGCGGGGTCACCGCGTTCGCCGATCACTACTTCTCGATGGACAAGGTGGCCGCCGCCGTGGCGGACAGCGGGCTGCGGGCCAATCTCGGCTGGGCCTACTTCTCCAGTCAGGGCGCCGAGGGGCGCGAGCGTTCCCTCGACTTCGCGCTGCGGATGCGGGGCGCGGCCGAGGGGCGGATCACCACGTCGCTGGCTCCGCACGCCCCGTACACCGTCGACGACGGCGATCTCGAGGTCACCGCCGCGCTGGCTCGTGAGCATGGGCTGCTCGTGCACATCCACGCGGCTGAGAATGCGGCGCAGACGGAGAACAGCCTTGCGCGGTGCGGCCGTACGCCCGTCGAGGTGCTCGAGCGGGCCGGGCTGCTGGATGTGGATGTGCTCATCGCGCACGGCACCGGGATCACCGAGAAGGACCTGTCCGTACTGCGGCGGGGCGCCGGGCGGATCGCGGTCGCCAGTGCGCCCAAGGGGTACCTCAAGTTCGCCTGGGACACCACTCCGATCCGGGCGCTCGCCTCCGCGGGGATTCCCGTCGGTCTGGCCACCGACGGAGCCGCTTCGAACGGCACCCTCGATGTGTGGGAGAGCATGGCACTCACCGCACTGGTGCAGAAGTCCGTGGAGAACGACCCGACCTGGCTGACCGCCCGCCAGGCGCTCGGCCACGCAACCACCCAGAGCGCGCGGGCCATTGGGCTCGGTGATCAGATCGGCGCGCTCGCCCCCGGGCGGCGGGCCGACCTGATTCTGGTGGATCTCACCGGGCCGCACACCCAGCCGCTGCACGACATCGCCGCGACCCTTGTGCACAGCGCGCGCTCCAGTGACGTACGGACCACCGTCGTCGACGGGCGGATCCTGATGCGGGACCGGCGGCTGCTGACCCTTGACGTACCCGCGATCGTCGCCGAACTCGCCGGTCAGCTGCCCGCGTTGACCGAGCGCCGTAAAGGCCGCCGGATCCAGGACTACGACGGTTAG
- a CDS encoding chaplin, with protein MRQVHRKGLATVMLTGGALAISGYAHADSNADGGAARSPGLLAGNTVQLPVNVPVNVCGNTVNVVGLLNPAAGNSCANSRQGGGGWQTGSSGATADSGGKDSPGVLSGNSVQVPIDIPVNVTGNSVNVVGIGNAAVGNSSSNTPGKPPVRPRPATPPRAAAPHTPAPQPPGPDVALARTGAGPVAYTVPAGAAMLLGGMVLYRRFRPAQESGRRA; from the coding sequence ATGAGGCAGGTTCACCGAAAGGGTCTGGCCACCGTGATGCTCACGGGTGGCGCGCTCGCCATTTCGGGCTACGCGCACGCAGACTCGAACGCGGACGGCGGTGCGGCCCGTTCGCCGGGACTGCTGGCCGGCAACACGGTGCAGCTTCCCGTGAACGTCCCGGTAAATGTGTGCGGCAACACGGTCAATGTCGTCGGACTGCTCAACCCTGCGGCCGGAAATTCCTGCGCCAACTCCCGCCAGGGAGGCGGTGGTTGGCAGACCGGGTCCTCCGGCGCCACCGCCGACAGTGGCGGAAAGGATTCGCCCGGCGTCCTGTCCGGCAACAGCGTCCAGGTTCCCATCGATATCCCCGTCAACGTCACCGGGAACTCCGTGAACGTCGTCGGTATCGGGAACGCCGCAGTCGGCAACTCCTCGTCCAACACCCCCGGCAAGCCGCCGGTCCGGCCGCGGCCCGCCACCCCGCCGAGGGCCGCAGCGCCGCACACCCCCGCGCCGCAGCCACCCGGTCCGGACGTGGCGCTCGCCCGCACCGGTGCCGGACCCGTCGCGTACACCGTGCCGGCCGGTGCCGCGATGCTGCTCGGCGGCATGGTGCTCTACCGCCGCTTCCGGCCCGCGCAGGAGTCCGGGCGCCGCGCCTAG
- a CDS encoding DUF2293 domain-containing protein, whose amino-acid sequence MDLVVIEPLKQRHCAECRKGPLPLHLLEFNAPVCLDCADLGHLVYLPRGSAALTRRAREASSLCAVVVRFNRRRKRYERQGLLVEEAALARAESACLADADARARRRERDAVRRAAEDVRFTADLTAEILRLFPGCPPARARDVAAHASVRGSGRVGRTAAGRSMEVGAVTAAVRASVRHLDTEYDALLMAGVARHEARTRVAAVIEGVLASWRAQAGPPGP is encoded by the coding sequence ATGGACCTGGTGGTGATCGAACCACTGAAGCAGCGGCACTGCGCGGAGTGCCGTAAGGGGCCTCTTCCGCTGCATCTGCTGGAGTTCAACGCGCCGGTCTGTCTGGACTGCGCCGACCTTGGCCACCTGGTGTATCTGCCGCGGGGCAGTGCGGCGCTCACCCGCCGTGCCCGCGAGGCGAGTTCGTTGTGCGCGGTGGTGGTCCGCTTCAACCGCCGCCGCAAGCGGTACGAACGCCAGGGGCTGCTCGTCGAGGAGGCGGCACTGGCCCGGGCCGAGTCGGCGTGCCTGGCGGACGCGGATGCGCGGGCCCGCCGCCGCGAGCGGGACGCGGTGCGCAGGGCGGCCGAGGACGTACGGTTCACGGCCGACCTCACCGCCGAGATCCTGCGGCTGTTCCCCGGCTGTCCGCCCGCCCGCGCCCGGGACGTCGCGGCGCACGCCTCGGTGCGCGGCAGCGGCCGGGTGGGCCGCACCGCGGCGGGCCGCTCCATGGAGGTGGGTGCGGTGACGGCCGCGGTGCGGGCGTCCGTACGGCATCTCGACACGGAGTACGACGCCCTGCTGATGGCCGGGGTCGCCCGCCACGAGGCGCGGACGCGGGTGGCGGCGGTGATCGAGGGGGTGCTGGCGTCCTGGCGCGCCCAGGCGGGGCCCCCGGGCCCATGA
- a CDS encoding D-2-hydroxyacid dehydrogenase family protein — translation MTLLHCAVLDDYQGVALAMADWSALAREVEVRSVQSHFTSEDEVAEAVGDCEILVAMRERTPFPESLFARLPRLKLLITSGMRNASIDLEAAARHGVTVCGTASNSEPPVELTWALILGLARHVVREGSAFHQNGPWQSTVGADLHGRRLALVGLGKIGAKVARVGQAFGMEVIAWSQNLDDERAAEHGVVRAHSLGELLEAGDFVSVHLQLSDRTRGLIGASELKRMRRTAYLVNTSRAAIVDQAALVQALHDGWIAGAGSDVFETEPLSADDPLRTAPNFLGLPHLGYVTRRNYEGYFQQAVEDIAAYLAGRPERTLSARPAQPPR, via the coding sequence ATGACGCTGCTGCACTGTGCCGTGCTCGACGACTACCAGGGCGTCGCGCTCGCCATGGCGGACTGGTCGGCCCTCGCGCGCGAGGTCGAAGTCCGGTCGGTGCAAAGCCACTTCACGTCCGAGGACGAGGTGGCCGAAGCCGTCGGCGACTGCGAGATCCTCGTCGCGATGCGCGAACGGACCCCCTTCCCCGAATCGCTGTTCGCCCGCCTGCCGCGCCTCAAGCTGCTGATCACCTCCGGCATGCGCAATGCCTCCATCGACCTCGAAGCAGCGGCCCGGCACGGCGTCACCGTCTGCGGCACCGCCAGCAACTCCGAACCGCCCGTCGAGCTGACCTGGGCGCTCATCCTCGGTCTGGCCCGCCATGTGGTGCGGGAGGGCTCGGCCTTCCACCAGAACGGCCCCTGGCAGTCCACGGTCGGCGCCGATCTGCACGGCCGCAGGCTCGCGCTCGTCGGCCTCGGCAAGATTGGCGCGAAAGTCGCCCGCGTCGGCCAGGCCTTCGGCATGGAGGTGATCGCCTGGAGTCAGAACCTCGACGACGAGCGGGCCGCCGAGCATGGAGTCGTACGGGCGCACTCCCTCGGGGAGTTGCTCGAAGCCGGTGACTTCGTCTCCGTACATCTGCAGCTCAGCGACCGCACCCGCGGTCTGATCGGGGCGAGCGAGCTCAAGCGGATGCGGCGCACCGCATATCTCGTCAACACCTCGCGGGCCGCGATCGTCGACCAGGCGGCGCTCGTACAGGCCCTGCACGACGGCTGGATCGCCGGGGCGGGCTCCGACGTCTTCGAGACCGAGCCGCTGTCCGCCGACGACCCGCTGCGCACCGCGCCGAACTTCCTCGGCCTGCCACACCTCGGCTATGTCACCCGGCGCAACTACGAGGGGTACTTCCAGCAGGCCGTCGAGGACATCGCCGCGTATCTCGCCGGCCGGCCGGAGCGTACGCTCAGCGCACGCCCGGCGCAGCCGCCCCGATGA
- a CDS encoding cupin domain-containing protein: MGVKDRTRTAMVLVGCLAALATVPSAANATPGSGVSGTVLAQGVSEGTLKLKARGKTDVVVRTITVAPGGSTGWHTHPGQLLAVVKSGTLTRTLDDCSVEVTPAGTAFIEPSGPKHRHIGRNLGSEPVVLYVTYLLPKGSPLSIDADAPACAGA, encoded by the coding sequence ATGGGAGTCAAGGACAGAACGCGTACGGCGATGGTCCTGGTCGGATGCCTCGCAGCGCTCGCGACGGTGCCGTCCGCCGCGAACGCCACACCCGGCAGCGGCGTTTCGGGCACGGTACTCGCGCAGGGCGTTTCGGAGGGGACCCTCAAGCTGAAGGCGAGGGGGAAGACGGATGTGGTCGTACGGACGATCACGGTGGCGCCGGGCGGCTCCACCGGCTGGCACACCCACCCCGGGCAGCTCCTCGCCGTCGTCAAATCCGGGACGCTGACCCGGACTCTGGATGACTGTTCCGTCGAGGTGACTCCTGCCGGTACGGCGTTCATCGAGCCCTCCGGCCCGAAGCACCGGCACATCGGGCGCAACCTGGGCAGCGAGCCGGTGGTGCTGTACGTGACGTATCTGCTGCCCAAGGGCAGCCCGCTGTCGATCGACGCCGACGCGCCGGCCTGCGCCGGAGCATGA
- a CDS encoding uridine kinase → MRLEAITWERLTEALADRAMAAKAEDGSPWLRIGVDGAPAARTGELAEQVAEALRLRGRRVLVAGTSGFLRPASLRYEYGREDPDTYYSGWFDTGALWREVFGPLEAGGSGRVLPDLWDPVTDRATRSPHVELPPGGVLLLHGPFLLGHWFPFDLSVHLRLSPAALRRRTPEGERWTLPAFGRYEDEVGPAEAADVVVRADDPRHPAWGGLR, encoded by the coding sequence GTGCGACTCGAAGCGATCACCTGGGAGCGGCTGACCGAGGCCCTCGCCGACCGGGCCATGGCGGCGAAGGCCGAGGACGGCAGTCCCTGGCTGCGCATCGGCGTCGACGGCGCTCCCGCCGCGCGGACCGGTGAGCTTGCCGAGCAGGTCGCCGAGGCGCTGCGGCTGCGCGGGCGGAGGGTGCTCGTGGCCGGGACGAGTGGGTTTCTGCGGCCCGCCTCGCTGCGGTACGAGTACGGGCGCGAGGACCCCGATACGTACTACAGCGGCTGGTTCGACACCGGGGCGCTGTGGCGGGAGGTCTTCGGGCCCCTGGAGGCCGGTGGCAGCGGGCGTGTGCTGCCCGATCTGTGGGATCCCGTGACCGACAGGGCGACGCGCAGTCCGCATGTCGAACTCCCTCCCGGGGGCGTGCTGTTGCTGCACGGGCCGTTTCTGCTCGGGCACTGGTTCCCGTTCGATCTGAGCGTGCATCTGCGGCTGTCGCCCGCGGCGCTGCGGCGTCGTACGCCGGAGGGCGAGCGCTGGACACTGCCCGCGTTCGGGCGGTACGAGGACGAGGTGGGGCCGGCGGAGGCCGCCGATGTGGTCGTACGGGCCGATGATCCGCGTCACCCCGCGTGGGGCGGCCTCCGCTGA
- a CDS encoding carbohydrate kinase family protein, whose product MTLAADGLLVIGDVVTDVVARHRAPPPAFGRGDPRLTSFARGTDTAARIRILPGGAGANAACWAARWGCADVRLLGRVGRDEAGWHEARLRAAGVRPLLVADAEAPTATVIALVDATAERTFLTDSGAVLRISPADWSPSLLDGVGHLHLSGYLLFSPASRQLARLALESARTRAATVSVDPASAGFIAELGVDGALAALAGADVLFPNADEARLLTGLPDPADAAAKLSRLVPLTVVTLGADGALVAESGTVTARVPPVPAVAVDSTGAGDAFTGAFLAARLAGADAATAAAEGCRAGAEAVTLIGGRPRSPGEPERKQPHSPG is encoded by the coding sequence GTGACGCTCGCCGCCGACGGGTTGCTGGTCATCGGCGATGTAGTCACCGATGTCGTGGCCCGGCACCGGGCTCCTCCCCCGGCCTTCGGCCGGGGGGACCCCCGTCTCACATCGTTCGCCCGGGGGACGGACACGGCGGCCCGGATCCGCATCCTGCCGGGCGGGGCGGGCGCCAATGCGGCGTGCTGGGCGGCGCGTTGGGGCTGCGCGGACGTACGACTCCTCGGCCGGGTCGGCCGAGACGAGGCGGGCTGGCACGAGGCGCGACTGCGCGCCGCGGGCGTACGGCCGCTCCTCGTCGCGGACGCCGAGGCCCCGACGGCCACGGTCATCGCGCTGGTCGACGCGACCGCCGAGCGGACGTTCCTCACCGACAGCGGTGCGGTGCTGCGTATCTCCCCTGCCGACTGGTCGCCGTCGCTGCTCGACGGCGTCGGCCATCTGCACCTCTCCGGCTACCTCCTCTTCTCCCCCGCCAGCCGTCAACTGGCCCGGCTCGCCCTGGAGTCGGCAAGGACCCGCGCCGCCACGGTGAGCGTGGACCCGGCCTCGGCGGGCTTCATCGCGGAGCTGGGCGTCGACGGCGCGCTGGCAGCGCTCGCGGGCGCGGATGTGCTGTTCCCGAACGCCGACGAGGCCCGCCTCCTCACCGGCCTGCCCGACCCGGCCGACGCGGCCGCGAAGCTGAGCCGCCTTGTCCCGCTGACCGTCGTCACGCTGGGCGCGGACGGCGCGCTGGTCGCCGAGTCCGGCACGGTCACGGCGCGTGTACCGCCGGTCCCGGCGGTCGCGGTGGACTCGACGGGCGCGGGCGACGCCTTCACCGGCGCGTTCCTCGCCGCCCGGCTGGCCGGGGCGGATGCGGCGACGGCCGCGGCGGAGGGCTGCCGGGCGGGCGCGGAGGCGGTGACGCTGATCGGCGGCCGACCGCGGAGCCCGGGGGAGCCTGAGCGGAAGCAACCGCACAGCCCGGGCTGA
- a CDS encoding pseudouridine-5'-phosphate glycosidase: MLLTTEVTEVSAEVQEALAAHRPVVALESTIIAHGLPRPRNLAVAEELEALVRSGGAVPATIAILDGKIHIGLDKRQLERVAEDADVRKLGQRDLAPALAAGVSGAATVSATAFLAARAGIRVFATGGLGGVHREWTETQDESADLRVLAQTRIAVVCAGVKSVLDVPATLQRLETLGVGVLGYGTDRFPGFYLTSSGQPVDWTVRTPEEAAEVIRAKEALGGPDSALIVANPVPEAEQLDPALHDRVLGEALDECRERGISGQAVTPFLLDHLMRRTEGASLEANVAAVRGNVRLAARIASAL; encoded by the coding sequence ATGCTGCTGACCACGGAAGTGACGGAAGTATCCGCGGAAGTACAAGAAGCGCTCGCCGCGCACCGGCCCGTCGTGGCCCTGGAGTCGACGATCATCGCGCACGGACTGCCGCGTCCGCGCAATCTGGCCGTCGCCGAGGAGCTGGAGGCGCTCGTACGGTCCGGGGGCGCTGTCCCCGCCACCATCGCGATACTGGACGGAAAGATCCATATCGGCCTGGACAAGCGGCAGTTGGAGCGGGTCGCCGAAGATGCCGACGTACGCAAGCTCGGGCAGCGGGACCTCGCGCCCGCGCTGGCGGCCGGGGTGAGCGGGGCGGCGACCGTGTCGGCGACGGCGTTCCTGGCGGCGCGGGCCGGGATCCGGGTCTTCGCGACCGGCGGACTCGGCGGGGTGCACCGCGAGTGGACCGAGACGCAGGACGAGTCGGCGGACCTGCGGGTGCTGGCGCAGACCCGGATCGCGGTGGTGTGCGCGGGCGTGAAGTCGGTCCTCGACGTGCCGGCGACGCTCCAGCGGCTGGAGACGCTGGGCGTCGGGGTTCTCGGGTACGGCACCGACCGCTTCCCCGGCTTCTATCTGACCTCCTCCGGGCAGCCGGTCGACTGGACGGTCCGTACTCCGGAGGAGGCGGCGGAGGTGATCCGGGCGAAGGAGGCGCTGGGCGGGCCGGATTCGGCGCTGATCGTCGCGAATCCGGTCCCGGAGGCGGAGCAGCTGGATCCGGCGCTGCACGACCGGGTGCTCGGCGAGGCGCTCGACGAATGCCGGGAGCGGGGGATCAGCGGCCAGGCCGTGACGCCGTTCCTGCTCGACCATCTGATGCGGCGGACGGAGGGGGCTTCGCTGGAGGCCAATGTGGCGGCGGTGCGCGGGAATGTGCGGCTGGCGGCGCGGATCGCGTCGGCGCTGTGA
- a CDS encoding MFS transporter, which yields MTSIDKAAAPAPVSADELPALRRRITGVLIASQILGGLGVATGIALATVLAQQVSGTEALSGLAPTATVAGTALLSMPLAALMTARGRRPGLVLAYLLGALGASVVVLAAVVENFPLLLLGMALFGAGSSANLQARFAAADLAEPEQRGRAISNVVWATTIGAVLGPNIAAPAGRSVSGLGIPAAAGPFFWAAGVFLVSGVMVLVLLRPDPLLTARALSPADRSPEGRSLRAGMRAVRESPMARLALVTVAVSHTAMVSIMTMTPVALSHHGAGIQLIGLVISGHIAGMYAFSPVMGWLVDRVGRLAVIGLAVGLLCSAALLAGTAGASHGQTAAGLFVLGLGWSAGLVSGSTLLTDSVPQPARAAVQGLSDLTSNTAAGVGGAAAGLIVAQASYGWLNVVGACLLLPMAALAIRRALS from the coding sequence GTGACGTCTATCGACAAGGCCGCGGCTCCCGCGCCGGTGTCGGCCGACGAGCTGCCCGCGCTGCGGCGGCGGATCACCGGGGTGCTCATCGCCAGCCAGATCCTCGGCGGGCTCGGCGTCGCGACCGGCATCGCGCTCGCCACCGTGCTGGCGCAGCAGGTGAGCGGGACCGAGGCGCTGTCCGGTCTTGCGCCGACCGCCACCGTGGCCGGGACCGCGCTGCTGTCCATGCCGCTGGCCGCGCTGATGACGGCCCGCGGGCGGCGGCCCGGACTCGTACTCGCCTATCTGCTCGGCGCGTTGGGCGCGAGCGTGGTCGTGCTGGCCGCGGTCGTCGAGAACTTTCCGCTGCTGCTCCTGGGCATGGCCCTCTTCGGCGCCGGCTCGTCGGCGAATCTGCAGGCCCGCTTTGCTGCCGCCGACCTCGCCGAGCCCGAGCAGCGCGGCCGGGCCATCTCCAATGTCGTGTGGGCGACCACGATCGGCGCGGTGCTCGGCCCCAATATCGCGGCGCCCGCGGGCCGCAGCGTGTCCGGGCTCGGGATACCGGCGGCCGCGGGGCCGTTCTTCTGGGCGGCCGGGGTGTTCCTCGTCTCCGGGGTCATGGTCCTCGTCCTGCTGCGCCCCGATCCGCTGCTGACCGCCCGCGCGCTGTCCCCTGCCGACCGCTCCCCCGAGGGGCGCTCGCTACGGGCCGGGATGCGGGCCGTGCGTGAGTCGCCGATGGCCCGGCTGGCGCTGGTCACCGTCGCCGTCTCGCACACCGCGATGGTGTCGATCATGACGATGACCCCGGTCGCGCTCAGCCACCACGGCGCGGGCATCCAGCTGATCGGCCTGGTGATCAGCGGCCATATCGCGGGCATGTACGCGTTCTCGCCGGTGATGGGCTGGCTGGTGGACCGGGTCGGCCGGCTCGCGGTGATCGGCCTCGCGGTCGGGCTGCTCTGCTCGGCCGCGCTGCTCGCCGGTACGGCGGGGGCGAGCCACGGGCAGACCGCCGCCGGGCTCTTCGTCCTCGGACTCGGCTGGTCGGCGGGCCTGGTGTCCGGCTCCACGCTGCTCACCGACTCCGTGCCGCAGCCCGCCCGGGCCGCCGTGCAGGGCCTGTCCGACCTGACCTCGAACACGGCGGCGGGCGTCGGCGGCGCGGCCGCCGGACTGATCGTCGCGCAAGCGAGCTACGGCTGGCTGAACGTGGTCGGCGCCTGCCTGCTGCTGCCGATGGCCGCACTCGCCATACGCAGGGCGCTCAGCTGA
- a CDS encoding methylated-DNA--[protein]-cysteine S-methyltransferase has product MKSFEWTVVGTDIGPLLLAATDEGLVSVVFHADAAIRDRALGQLAGRLGAEPVQDAAGLLAEPICQLEAYFAGGLREFDLPLDWSLSGGFNRQVLRELADGVPYGTVVGYGDLAARVGQPGAAQAVGAAMGSNPLPVVVPCHRVVETDGGLGGFGGGLETKRKLLALEGVLPEPLF; this is encoded by the coding sequence ATGAAGAGCTTCGAGTGGACCGTCGTGGGCACGGACATCGGGCCGCTGCTGCTCGCCGCGACCGATGAGGGCCTGGTGAGCGTGGTCTTCCATGCCGACGCGGCGATACGGGACAGGGCGCTCGGGCAGCTGGCGGGGCGGCTCGGCGCTGAGCCGGTTCAGGACGCGGCGGGCCTGCTGGCCGAGCCGATATGCCAGCTGGAGGCGTATTTCGCGGGCGGGCTGCGGGAGTTCGACCTGCCGCTGGACTGGTCGCTGTCCGGCGGGTTCAACCGGCAGGTGCTGCGGGAGCTGGCGGACGGCGTGCCGTACGGCACGGTCGTCGGGTACGGCGACCTGGCGGCCCGGGTGGGCCAGCCGGGCGCTGCGCAGGCCGTGGGCGCGGCGATGGGCTCCAATCCTCTGCCGGTGGTGGTGCCGTGCCACCGCGTGGTGGAGACGGACGGCGGGCTGGGCGGGTTCGGGGGCGGCCTGGAGACCAAGCGGAAGCTGCTGGCGCTGGAGGGGGTACTGCCAGAGCCGCTGTTCTGA
- a CDS encoding glycerophosphodiester phosphodiesterase family protein, protein MYVRPAAATAAAFLGVSALLLQGPATEAAEAAAQTAGRHGEPLVIAHRGASAYAPENTFAAIDLAADMGFAWVENDVQRTKDGELVVVHDDSLARTTDVEQRFPGRAPWKINDFTAAEIATLDAGSWFGPKWAGARVPTLKQYLNRVDDNGQKLLLEIKKPETYPGIEKDTLRVLREEGWLDRHHVKHRLVIQSFGAGSVKAVHQQRPDITTGFLGTPAVADLPSYAAFTDQINPTHTSISAEYVAAVHRLKGAHGKRLWISTWTVNDAAGAARVDGFGVDGIITNNPDVVRDAVD, encoded by the coding sequence GTGTACGTACGACCCGCCGCAGCAACGGCCGCCGCCTTCCTGGGAGTCAGCGCGCTGCTGCTTCAGGGCCCCGCGACAGAGGCCGCCGAGGCCGCGGCCCAGACCGCGGGCCGGCACGGTGAACCCCTTGTGATCGCCCACCGCGGCGCCTCCGCGTACGCGCCCGAGAACACCTTCGCGGCTATCGATCTCGCCGCCGACATGGGCTTCGCCTGGGTCGAGAACGACGTCCAGCGCACCAAGGACGGCGAGCTGGTCGTCGTCCACGACGACTCCCTGGCGCGTACCACCGACGTGGAGCAGCGCTTCCCCGGGCGCGCGCCGTGGAAGATCAATGACTTCACGGCCGCTGAGATCGCCACGCTGGACGCGGGCAGCTGGTTCGGCCCGAAGTGGGCGGGTGCGCGAGTGCCGACGCTCAAGCAGTATCTGAACCGGGTCGACGACAACGGCCAGAAGTTGCTCCTGGAGATCAAGAAGCCCGAGACCTACCCGGGCATCGAGAAGGACACCCTGCGGGTGCTGCGCGAGGAGGGCTGGCTCGACCGCCACCACGTCAAGCACAGGCTGGTCATCCAGAGCTTCGGCGCGGGCAGCGTGAAGGCCGTGCACCAGCAGCGGCCCGACATCACGACCGGCTTCCTCGGTACGCCCGCGGTCGCCGATCTGCCGTCGTACGCGGCGTTCACCGACCAGATCAACCCGACGCACACCTCTATCTCGGCCGAGTACGTGGCCGCGGTGCACCGGCTCAAGGGCGCGCACGGCAAGCGGCTGTGGATCAGCACCTGGACCGTGAACGACGCGGCGGGGGCGGCGCGGGTGGACGGCTTCGGGGTGGACGGCATCATCACCAACAATCCGGACGTCGTACGGGACGCGGTGGACTGA